A window from Sinanaerobacter sp. ZZT-01 encodes these proteins:
- a CDS encoding aspartate aminotransferase family protein, with amino-acid sequence MKNNYFIPFYSKYDLTFHSGKGSWLYDDNGNPYLDFISGIAVNTLGHCHPALVETIQKQSNTLINISNYFWNDTVLNLAKRLRDLSNLDQVFFCNSGTEANEAVIKIARKYGTQIAPNKNKILYMKNSFHGRTMGSLSITGQEKYQKNFRPLLENVQEVIFNDLASVREQMNDSVAAIILEPIQGESGVIPATESFIKGIQQLCNQYHALLIFDEVQCGMGRSGKLFAHQYFDVKPDLLSIAKGLGGGFPIGAVIASKRAVNCIEAGDHGSTFGGNPLACACGLTILEQLINKDLLSDVPAKSTYFITKLKRLQETYPMIEEVRGKGLLIGMQMKHSSKEIIRKCMEQKLLLAGSSNETIRILPPLTVSEEEIDLAIDRIETVLTKF; translated from the coding sequence ATGAAAAATAATTATTTTATACCTTTTTATTCCAAATATGATTTGACTTTTCATTCCGGCAAAGGATCTTGGCTTTACGATGACAACGGCAATCCCTACCTGGATTTTATATCCGGAATCGCAGTCAATACTTTAGGACACTGTCATCCTGCATTAGTTGAAACCATTCAAAAACAAAGTAACACTTTAATAAATATTTCAAATTATTTTTGGAATGATACGGTTTTGAATCTAGCAAAGCGACTTCGAGACCTCAGCAATCTCGATCAAGTATTCTTCTGCAACAGCGGAACAGAAGCAAATGAAGCTGTAATAAAGATTGCACGAAAATATGGAACACAGATTGCTCCAAATAAAAACAAAATCCTCTATATGAAAAATTCTTTTCACGGGCGGACAATGGGTTCTCTATCGATTACGGGTCAGGAGAAATATCAGAAGAATTTCCGACCGCTTCTTGAAAATGTCCAAGAAGTTATTTTTAATGATCTTGCAAGTGTTCGTGAACAGATGAACGACTCTGTTGCTGCCATTATATTAGAACCGATTCAAGGTGAAAGCGGTGTCATACCAGCAACAGAATCGTTCATAAAGGGAATACAGCAACTTTGTAATCAATACCATGCGCTTCTTATTTTCGACGAAGTGCAATGTGGAATGGGAAGAAGCGGCAAGCTTTTTGCCCACCAGTATTTTGATGTGAAGCCCGACTTGCTTTCAATTGCGAAAGGTCTGGGAGGTGGTTTTCCAATTGGAGCTGTTATCGCTTCTAAAAGAGCTGTCAATTGTATTGAAGCAGGAGATCACGGCAGTACTTTCGGCGGAAACCCGTTGGCATGCGCATGTGGACTTACGATATTAGAACAGCTGATTAATAAAGATTTACTTTCTGATGTTCCGGCAAAAAGTACCTACTTTATTACTAAACTAAAGAGATTACAAGAAACGTATCCAATGATTGAAGAGGTTCGGGGAAAAGGATTGCTGATCGGAATGCAGATGAAACATTCTTCAAAAGAAATTATCAGGAAATGTATGGAGCAAAAACTTCTGCTTGCAGGAAGCAGTAATGAGACGATACGCATTCTCCCTCCATTAACGGTTTCCGAAGAAGAAATAGATCTGGCAATTGATCGAATCGAAACTGTACTTACTAAATTTTAG
- the thrC gene encoding threonine synthase: MNQYKSTRGSAETKTAAQAIIKGIAEDKGLFVPELFPKLSEKPEDFVSLDYREVAYRVLSKFLDDYTEEELRYCIDSAYDDKFEAEEVVPLKKGGEAYFLELYHGKTAAFKDMALSILPYLLTTAMKKEKEDNKIVILTATSGDTGKAALEGFADVSGTEIVVFYPSEGVSQVQERQMITQQGENTHVYAIRGNFDDAQTGVKKIFSDKAFSEELEKMGCKFSSANSINIGRLVPQVAYYVWAYVQLIKQGVLQAGEPMNVVVPTGNFGNILAGYYAKQMGIPIHKFLCASNENKVLTDFINTGIYDIQRDFHITNSPSMDILISSNLERLLYHLSGGNGAEIKELMENLEKNKKYEVSSTIKEGLADFYAGFATEEETKKAIGDLYAQDHYLMDTHTAVAYKVYEDYRKETGDNTPTVIVSTASAYKFADSVADAIGLPKFADGFAYINALNAKTGVRVPKGLTGLENKQVRHTGVVDKDALSEAVRESLK; the protein is encoded by the coding sequence ATGAATCAGTATAAAAGTACAAGAGGCAGTGCTGAAACGAAAACAGCGGCACAAGCGATTATCAAGGGGATTGCAGAAGATAAAGGTTTGTTCGTTCCTGAGCTTTTTCCTAAGCTTTCCGAAAAACCGGAGGATTTCGTTTCCTTAGATTATAGAGAAGTTGCTTACCGTGTATTATCTAAATTTTTAGATGATTATACAGAAGAGGAATTGAGATACTGCATTGATTCTGCTTATGATGATAAATTTGAAGCGGAAGAAGTGGTTCCGTTAAAAAAAGGCGGGGAGGCATATTTTCTTGAGCTTTACCATGGAAAGACTGCTGCCTTTAAAGATATGGCGCTTTCTATTTTGCCTTATTTATTGACAACTGCAATGAAAAAAGAAAAGGAAGACAATAAAATTGTAATTTTAACGGCAACCTCTGGAGATACAGGAAAAGCAGCATTAGAAGGATTTGCAGATGTTTCCGGGACTGAAATTGTCGTATTTTATCCAAGTGAAGGGGTGAGCCAGGTGCAGGAGCGGCAGATGATTACTCAGCAAGGCGAAAACACCCATGTTTATGCAATTCGAGGTAATTTTGACGATGCCCAGACTGGTGTAAAGAAAATTTTTAGTGATAAGGCTTTTTCAGAAGAACTGGAGAAGATGGGGTGTAAATTCTCATCTGCTAATTCCATCAACATTGGTCGATTAGTTCCTCAGGTAGCTTATTATGTATGGGCTTACGTACAATTGATAAAACAGGGGGTACTGCAGGCAGGGGAACCGATGAATGTGGTTGTACCGACAGGAAATTTTGGAAATATACTGGCTGGCTATTATGCAAAACAGATGGGCATTCCGATTCATAAATTCCTTTGTGCATCCAATGAAAATAAAGTACTGACTGACTTTATCAATACAGGGATTTACGATATTCAAAGAGATTTTCATATTACAAATTCACCCTCAATGGACATCCTTATTTCCAGCAATTTGGAACGCTTACTTTACCATTTGTCAGGTGGCAACGGAGCAGAGATCAAAGAGTTGATGGAAAACTTGGAGAAAAATAAAAAATACGAGGTAAGCAGTACAATCAAAGAAGGATTGGCTGATTTTTATGCCGGCTTTGCTACAGAAGAGGAAACGAAAAAAGCAATCGGTGATTTGTATGCACAAGATCATTATTTAATGGATACGCATACAGCAGTTGCATATAAAGTATACGAGGACTATCGAAAGGAAACAGGAGATAATACGCCAACGGTTATCGTCTCAACTGCCAGTGCTTATAAGTTTGCAGATAGTGTTGCAGATGCAATCGGTTTACCGAAATTTGCAGATGGTTTTGCATATATCAATGCACTGAATGCAAAAACCGGAGTCCGTGTGCCAAAAGGACTTACTGGCTTAGAGAACAAACAAGTACGGCATACAGGTGTGGTAGATAAAGATGCACTTTCGGAAGCAGTAAGGGAATCTCTTAAATAA